The region TGATGAATCCTTCGATCCGACCGCGTCCCTGCTCGAGCTCCTGAACCTTAGCTGGGCCGACGGCGCGAAGACCGACGAGGACATTTTTGTCGGGGGTTCCCAGGCAGAACCGCGCAAGCGGGTCTTCGGCGGACAGGTGCTGGGCCAGTCCCTTGTTGCTGCGGCCCGCACCGTTCCCGAAGACCGGATCATGCACTCCATGCACGGGTACTTCCTCCGCCCCGGCGACACCGAGGTACCCATTACCTTCGGTGTGGAACGGCTGCGGGACGGCCGCTCCTTCTCCGCCAGGCGCAGCCACGCCTACCAGAACGGCAAGCCGATCCTGTCCATGATCGCTTCCTTCCAGGTTCCCGATTCGGGGGTGGACCACCAGGAGGAGATGCCCGCCGGCATCCCCGAGCCGGAGGACCTGCCGACCACTGCCGAGCTGCTGAAGGACTTCGACCACCCGGTGGCCGAGGCCTGGTCCCACCGGCGCCCCATGGACATCCGCCACGTAATGGACCCGGTCTACGTCCGCGCCGGACGGGAAAAGACCCCGCACAACGCCGTCTGGATGAAGACCTTCAAGCCCATGCCCGACGGCGAGAACCTGCACCGCGCGGC is a window of Arthrobacter sp. zg-Y1171 DNA encoding:
- a CDS encoding acyl-CoA thioesterase II, with product MSIDESFDPTASLLELLNLSWADGAKTDEDIFVGGSQAEPRKRVFGGQVLGQSLVAAARTVPEDRIMHSMHGYFLRPGDTEVPITFGVERLRDGRSFSARRSHAYQNGKPILSMIASFQVPDSGVDHQEEMPAGIPEPEDLPTTAELLKDFDHPVAEAWSHRRPMDIRHVMDPVYVRAGREKTPHNAVWMKTFKPMPDGENLHRAALAYASDYTLLEPVLRGHGLAWTTPGMSIASLDHAMWWHRPVRVDDWLLYVQESPSASAARGLSTGRIFNRSGELVATVAQEGMVRVPQ